In Schistocerca nitens isolate TAMUIC-IGC-003100 chromosome 10, iqSchNite1.1, whole genome shotgun sequence, a single window of DNA contains:
- the LOC126210658 gene encoding uncharacterized protein LOC126210658: protein MPRSSKVFKKVRKCQASRCSKDNLKTSPIITNGNDTSTKKASASRRKIDSCQSLDDCGSDTQATSGFRLIDLKILSDIISSACVCADCGAKSLRLYDEENRIGIVCMLHLTCESCHSDTAFRTSASSNRIYEANMRLIYGMRCLGIGREGTRLFCGIMNMPQPSARYTTGNKTLLSALQEEVEENLKSSAKEAVKMNSELKTEADNTPDTDLCVSCDGTWMKRGHTSLYGVSSVISVDTGKILDVQVMSKYCYSCVLGKRAGEVEENKWQVEHKKVCCRNYSGSSGGMEPAAMKLMFHRSVEKYGVRYTKYLGDGDSSSFKTVLESEPYGPHCAIEKLECVGHVQKRMGGRLLKLKRELKGRKLEDGKLLGGPNRLTDKEIHSLQVYYGKAIRDNSGNLNNMQKAVWSIYFHKLSTDDKPVHNLCDISWCKFKQAERDGMNYSHKHSLPVAVLSAIKPTFRCLAEPDLLRKCVHGKTQNPNESYNSLIWKRCPKTTFVSTIIVEIAAYDACLVFNNGNLGRIKTLQRLGFHPGAFTYSILKDIDDKRVAAADITANKIEQQVNQRRQAKKRLLADEEEYAYGLH from the coding sequence ATGCCGCGTTCTAGTAAGGTGTTTAAAAAGGTTAGAAAGTGTCAAGCTTCTCGATGTAGTAAAGACAACTTGAAAACCAGCCCCATAATAACAAATGGAAACGATACTTCAACCAAGAAAGCGAGTGCTTCGAGAAGGAAAATTGACAGCTGTCAATCACTTGATGATTGTGGCTCAGACACTCAAGCTACTAGTGGTTTTAggcttattgatttgaaaatactaTCTGATATTATATCATCTGCTTGTGTATGTGCTGACTGTGGTGCAAAAAGTTTGAGATTATATGACGAAGAAAACAGAATTGGAATAGTGTGTATGTTGCATCTTACTTGTGAAAGCTGTCATTCAGACACTGCTTTTAGAACTTCGGCATCAAGTAACCGGATATATGAAGCAAATATGCGTTTAATATATGGCATGAGATGTTTGGGCATAGGCAGGGAAGGTACCAGACTGTTTTGTGGGATCATGAACATGCCACAACCAAGTGCTAGGTACACCACTGGAAATAAAACACTGCTAAGTGCTCTTCAAGAGGAAGTGGAAGAAAACTTGAAGTCCTCTGCAAAGGAAGCTGTGAAGATGAATAGTGAACTAAAGACAGAAGCAGATAACACGCCAGACACCGATTTGTGTGTGTCATGTGATGGAACGTGGATGAAGCGTGGACATACATCACTGTATGGAGTATCATCTGTCATTAGTGTTGATACTGGAAAAATTCTTGACGTTCAGGTAATGAGCAAATATTGCTATAGCTGTGTACTCGGAAAGAGAGCTggtgaagtggaagaaaataagtggCAGGTTGAACACAAGAAAGTGTGCTGTAGAAATTATTCTGGTTCTAGTGGTGGAATGGAACCTGCAGCTATGAAACTTATGTTCCATCGAAGTGTGGAAAAGTACGGTGTTAGATACacaaaataccttggtgatggtgactcCAGCTCCTTCAAAACTGTTTTGGAAAGTGAACCTTATGGTCCCCATTGTgctatagaaaagttggaatgtgttggacaTGTGCAAAAACGAATGGGaggcagacttttaaaattgaaacGTGAATTGAAGGGCAGgaaacttgaggatggaaaactttTAGGTGGTCCCAACAGACTCACAGACAAAGAAATTCATTCTTTACAAGTGTACTATGGCAAGGCAATAAGGGACAACAGTGGAAATTTGAATAACATGCAGAAGGCTGTGTGGTCTATTTATTTTCATAAACTATCCACAGATGACAAACCTGTACataatttgtgtgacatatcgtgGTGCAAATTCAAGCAGGCTGAGCGTGATGGCATGAACTATTCACACAAGCACAGTTTACCTGTGGCTGTTTTAAGTGCTATAAAACCAACATTTAGGTGTTTAGCAGAGCCAGACCTCCTACGAAAGTGTgtgcatggaaagacacaaaacccTAATGAAAGTTACAACTCACTGATTTGGAAACGTTGCCCAAAAACAACATTTGTTTCAACAATTATTGTTGAAATTGCTGCATatgatgcttgtttagtttttaacaaTGGTAATCTTGGAAGAATAAAAACTCTACAGAGGCTAGGATTTCATCCAGGAGCTTTCACCTATTCAATATTGAAGGACATCGATGACAAAAGAGTTGCTGCGGCTGATATTACAGCCAATAAAATTGAACAGCAGGTTAACCAAAGAAGACAAGCAAAGAAGAGACTGCTTGCAGATGAAGAGGAGTATGCATATGGCTTGCACTAG